The following are from one region of the Vulpes vulpes isolate BD-2025 chromosome 14, VulVul3, whole genome shotgun sequence genome:
- the LOC112928161 gene encoding vomeromodulin-like — protein MWRKGIKAMGPECAKGPETGTRDVGDAAAAAAAVEDDDNRLLSGWKAFSECSLVGFVHRQEQEERTLPKSPPIIHRDPSTLGKVSVAKMLTLWALVITLTIQARAIDLPSPSLLVGTLPINEATGAVKNVPLALTGRQLRNTQKGSPSRKRQVGTPGVKCSPVAKYLLSRNYLEEYLNATLPPKIKKKLMCEEVLLSGMIGKVISTVSSSDLLSVLDITSALNIPGGVPLGGILGKESGGQSPKLPLPLLSKATDALGTQKDLGSLPPTGAEKNPVKGLINNLGLANLPLPLKDVGDQASKLTESTQDMLNSVVPAGVEDAVTGLLGNLNLEDLLLGLEVQKVTVESMTTTMTGDGILVHATTTAFIGGKGLAGPVVSILGYEVHGDVTLKIGISTNNTQCVNLQVQDKDIKVKKVTLQITDMYFQESESCNIDFSDFNECKNCEYNQTSLGLTGRWRAPLGSHQMTDQGAKALFNNNIVPVPGSPLPPDPKNANISLTLSHMLLKVIITLSAKQSSAKMNNLTASITKIAYFFQSGNKIQATYWVTVEKDGESVANGKTEDEVQDIMHLLLKKFLSAFNEMTSTWNVPPGITSNPLTNAKVQVLKSGSPRATREAATQGSPKAAREAATQRSPGAAAREAATQASPSAAAREAATQRSPDATQGVVTGL, from the exons TGTTGTCAGGGTGGAAAGCATTTTCTGAGTGTTCATTAGTAGGGTTTG TTCACAGacaagagcaggaggagaggacaCTTCCAAAAAGTCCACCTATCATCCACAGAGACCCATCAACACTGGGCAAG GTATCAGTTGCCAAGATGCTGACCCTCTGGGCCCTGGTCATCACGCTGACCATTCAGGCAAGAGCAATTGACCTGCCAAGTCCATCTTTACTGGTGGGAACTCTTCCTATCAATGAAGCCACTGGGGCTGTGAAAAACGTCCCTCTTGCTCTAACGGGAAGACAGCTCAGAAATACCCAAAAAGGCTCTCCATCTAGAAAACGTCAAGTTGGGACCCCAGGAGTCAAGTGTTCACCTGTGGCCAAGTACTTACTATCTAGAAACTACCTTGAAGAAT ATCTGAACGCCACCCTGCCCCCAAAGATCAAGAAGAAGTTGATGTGTGAGGAGGTCCTTCTGTCTGGTATGATTGGGAAAGTGATATCCACGGTGTCTAGCTCCGATCTACTGTCTGTGTTAGACATCACTTCAGCCCTCAACATACCTGGAGGTGTTCCTCTTGGTGGCATCCTGGGCAAGGAAAGTGGTGGCCAGTCCCCAAAGCTCCCACTGCCATTGCTCTCAAAAGCCACTGATGCACTTGGTACCCAAAAGGATCTGGGCAGCCTACCACCCACTGGTGCAGAGAAGAATCCTGTAAAAGGACTCATCAACAACCTTGGTCTTGCAAATCTTCCCCTGCCTCTGAAAGACGTAGGTGACCAAGCCAGCAAGCTCACAGAATCCACCCAGGACATGCTGAACAGTGTAGTGCCAGCAGGCGTTGAAGACGCAGTTACAGGCCTACTGGGAAATCTTAACCTAGAAGATCTCCTATTAGG ATTAGAGGTTCAAAAAGTGACTGTGGAGAGCATGACAACAACCATGACAGGTGATGGGATTCTCGTCCATGCCACAACTACTGCCTTCATAGGTGGAAAAGG TCTAGCAGGACCTGTAGTCAGCATACTAGGATATGAAGTACATGGCGATGTAACCCTGAAAATTGGCATTTCCACGAACAACACCCAGTGTGTCAACCTCCAAGTCCAGGACAAGGACATCAAGGTCAAGAAAGTGACTCTTCAGATAACGGACATGTAC TTTCAAGAATCGGAATCGTGTAACATTGATTTCAGTGATTTCAACGAATGCAAGAACTGTGAGTACAACCAGACCTCCCTGGGGCTGACAGGTCGATGGAGGGCTCCTCTGGGATCCCACCAGATGACAGACCAGGGA gctAAAGCCCTCTTTAACAACAATATAGTCCCTGTGCCCGGAAGCCCTCTTCCACCAGATCCTAAAAATGCCAACATTTCCCTAACTCTATCCCATATGTTACTCAAGGTAATCATCACTCTAAGTGCCAAGCAGAGCTCTGCCAAG ATGAATAACCTGACTGCAAGCATCACCAAAATAGCCTACTTCTTCCAATCAGGCAACAAAATCCAAGCCACCTACTGGGTTACTGTGGAAAAGGATGGTGAGAGTGTTGCTAATGGGAAAACG GAGGACGAGGTGCAAGATATAATGCACTTGCTTCTGAAGAAATTTTTGTCTGCCTTTAATG aaatgacGAGTACATGGAATGTTCCACCAGGAATAACCTCAAATCCTCTAACCAATGCCAAGGTTCAAGTACTTAAATCg GGGTCCCCGAGGGCGACCCGCGAGGCAGCGACCCAGGGGTCCCCGAAGGCTGCCCGCGAGGCGGCGACCCAGCGGTCCCCGGGCGCGGCGGCCCGGGAGGCGgcgacccaggcgtcccccagcgCGGCGGCCCGGGAGGCGGCGACCCAACGATCTCCTGACGCTACCCAGGGTGTGGTTACCGGGTTATGA